From Vidua macroura isolate BioBank_ID:100142 chromosome 5, ASM2450914v1, whole genome shotgun sequence, the proteins below share one genomic window:
- the LGALS1 gene encoding galectin-1 translates to MSCGPVCTNLGLKPGQRLTVKGKIAPNAKSFAFNLGKDATLLGLHFNARFDAYGDVNTIVCNSKKVEEWGAEHRETVFPFQRGGTAEVTFGVNQNHVTVHLPGHQFTFPNRLSLCVFDYFDTQGDFTLQSLSWE, encoded by the exons aTGTCTTGC GGACCAGTGTGCACCAACTTGGGTCTCAAGCCTGGCCAGCGCCTCACTGTCAAGGGGAAAATTGCACCAAATGCCAAGAG ctTTGCGTTCAATCTGGGCAAGGATGCCACCCTCCTCGGACTTCACTTCAATGCCCGTTTTGATGCTTATGGCGATGTGAACACCATCGTGTGCAACTCAAAGAAGGTGGAAGAGTGGggtgcagagcacagggaaactGTCTTTCCTTTCCAGAGAGGGGGCACAGCAGAG GTCACTTTTGGTGTCAACCAAAATCATGTGACAGTCCACCTGCCAGGCCACCAGTTCACGTTCCCTAACCGGCTTAGCCTCTGTGTCTTTGACTACTTTGATACACAAGGGGACTTCACACTTCAGTCTCTCAGCTGGGAATAA